Proteins co-encoded in one Flavobacterium fluviale genomic window:
- the miaA gene encoding tRNA (adenosine(37)-N6)-dimethylallyltransferase MiaA: MKYLITIVGPTAIGKTALSIALAQHFKCEIVSCDSRQFFKEMTIGTAVPNQEELNSAKHHFIQNKSIFENYTVGDYEKEALAKIEELFQNNDYVILIGGSGLYVDAILKGFDEFPEISPEVRSEVNLNYEKLGIEYLQEQLKNLDPDYYQKTTIENPQTLQNPQRMMRFVEVCIGTGKPYSSFLNQKKNNRDFTPILIGLDAEREIIYNRINQRVDIMINEGLLEEAKTLYPNKALNALQTVGYRELFSYFDGEFTLPFAIEEIKKNTRRFSKRQLTWFKRNENTKWFDYAIDRKEIINYIESLLK; encoded by the coding sequence ATGAAATACCTAATAACCATTGTCGGACCAACAGCCATAGGCAAAACAGCCTTAAGTATTGCTTTGGCACAACATTTTAAATGCGAGATCGTTTCTTGCGACAGCCGTCAGTTTTTCAAAGAAATGACTATTGGTACAGCCGTTCCCAATCAAGAAGAATTGAATTCTGCCAAACATCATTTCATTCAAAATAAATCTATTTTTGAAAATTACACCGTTGGCGATTACGAAAAAGAAGCTTTAGCCAAAATCGAAGAACTTTTTCAAAACAACGATTATGTTATTCTTATTGGAGGTTCAGGACTATATGTAGATGCTATTTTAAAAGGTTTTGATGAATTTCCAGAAATCAGTCCAGAAGTTCGTTCAGAAGTAAATTTAAATTACGAAAAACTCGGAATTGAATATCTTCAGGAACAACTAAAAAATCTAGATCCAGATTATTACCAAAAAACAACTATCGAAAATCCTCAGACATTACAAAACCCGCAGCGAATGATGCGTTTTGTAGAAGTTTGCATTGGAACAGGAAAACCTTATTCTTCATTCTTAAATCAGAAGAAAAACAATCGAGACTTCACTCCTATTTTAATTGGTTTAGATGCCGAAAGAGAAATCATTTACAACCGAATCAACCAGCGTGTTGACATTATGATAAACGAAGGTTTGCTGGAAGAAGCTAAAACATTGTATCCTAATAAAGCGTTAAATGCGCTTCAAACGGTCGGTTATAGAGAATTATTTAGTTATTTTGACGGAGAATTTACATTGCCTTTTGCAATAGAAGAAATCAAAAAAAACACTAGAAGATTCTCCAAGAGACAATTAACGTGGTTCAAACGAAATGAAAATACAAAATGGTTTGATTACGCGATAGATAGAAAAGAAATTATAAATTATATAGAAAGTCTTCTAAAGTAA
- a CDS encoding ion transporter has product MKNKKSQYEIFREKVKIILYGTNTILGRMFDLVLLGLILLSVLLIMLDTVKGISSKYHEQLLICEWVITVFFTIEYILRIISIQKPVKYIFSFYGIIDLLAVLPMYLSIFFPGASILSIVRALRFLRLFKILHIPQISHQSLQLKEAIEASKEKILVFIYFVLISTVIIGTIMYLVEGQESGFTSIPMGIYWTIVTLTTVGYGDISPQTPLGQFIAALVMILGYGIIAVPTGIVTAEFAKSSLRNSAVSTKKTCKNCNSQVHFDSAKYCYECGSELPNN; this is encoded by the coding sequence ATGAAAAATAAAAAATCACAATACGAAATCTTTCGAGAAAAAGTTAAGATAATCCTATATGGCACCAATACCATTTTAGGACGTATGTTTGATTTGGTTCTTTTAGGATTGATTTTATTGAGCGTTCTTTTAATTATGCTGGACACAGTTAAAGGAATCAGTTCAAAGTACCACGAACAGCTCCTTATTTGCGAATGGGTTATCACCGTTTTTTTTACAATCGAATATATTTTAAGAATAATATCCATTCAAAAACCTGTTAAATATATCTTCAGTTTTTACGGAATTATAGACTTGCTTGCGGTCCTACCCATGTATCTATCAATATTTTTCCCTGGCGCAAGTATTTTATCAATCGTAAGAGCTTTACGTTTTTTACGATTATTCAAAATCTTACATATTCCGCAAATTTCACATCAATCCCTGCAATTAAAAGAGGCAATAGAAGCTAGCAAAGAAAAGATTCTAGTTTTTATATATTTTGTGCTCATCAGTACTGTAATTATCGGTACAATTATGTACTTAGTCGAAGGCCAAGAATCTGGTTTTACAAGCATCCCAATGGGAATTTACTGGACAATTGTAACTTTAACAACAGTTGGTTATGGAGACATTTCACCACAAACTCCTTTAGGACAATTTATTGCAGCATTAGTAATGATTTTAGGATATGGAATAATTGCGGTTCCAACCGGAATTGTAACTGCCGAATTTGCCAAAAGCAGTTTGAGAAACAGTGCAGTAAGCACCAAAAAAACATGCAAAAACTGCAATTCCCAAGTCCATTTTGACAGCGCAAAATATTGTTACGAATGTGGAAGCGAATTGCCAAATAATTAA
- a CDS encoding exonuclease domain-containing protein, with protein sequence MYAILDIETTGGQFNEEGITEIAIYKFDGHEVVDQFISLVNPEIPIQPFVVKLTGINNAMLRSAPKFYEVAKRIIEITSNCVIVAHNASFDYRILRTEFRRLGYDFEARTLCTVELAKKLIPEQPSYSLGKLVRALGIPMADRHRASGDAMATTKLFKMLLEKDVEKTIVKDFIKLEVEKGIAPKFLDLLSQMPAKTGVYYIYNESGTLIYIGKSHNIKKRVNQHFTGITTKSKRIQAEVFTITYDETGSELIALLKESQEVKINRPRHNRSQKKTVFPFALYAEKDSNGYLNLKLEKADGRKKDITSFVSLQEGKNALFKFTAKYHLCQKLTGLYHSKKECFQYSIKECDGACIGEITPEVYNLRVQQFISENSFENKSMILIDKGRNINERSAILIENGIYKGYAYYDLNYQITNIEILKTILIPMEHNRDVKNILQSYLRKSKSIKILNF encoded by the coding sequence TTGTACGCAATACTAGACATAGAAACAACTGGAGGGCAGTTTAACGAAGAAGGAATTACTGAAATCGCCATCTATAAATTTGATGGACACGAAGTAGTTGACCAATTCATAAGCCTTGTCAATCCTGAAATTCCGATTCAGCCTTTCGTCGTAAAGCTAACTGGAATCAATAATGCTATGCTGCGTTCTGCACCAAAGTTTTATGAAGTCGCCAAACGCATTATCGAAATAACATCCAACTGCGTTATTGTGGCTCACAATGCCTCTTTCGATTATCGAATTTTAAGAACAGAATTTAGACGTTTAGGCTACGATTTTGAAGCCAGAACTCTTTGTACTGTAGAATTGGCCAAAAAACTAATTCCAGAACAGCCTTCTTACAGTTTAGGAAAATTGGTTCGTGCATTGGGAATTCCAATGGCAGACAGACATCGTGCCAGCGGAGACGCAATGGCTACGACAAAATTGTTTAAAATGCTCTTAGAAAAAGACGTAGAAAAAACAATCGTAAAAGATTTTATAAAACTCGAAGTCGAAAAAGGAATTGCTCCTAAATTCTTAGATCTTTTAAGTCAAATGCCGGCTAAAACTGGTGTTTATTATATTTATAATGAAAGCGGCACCTTAATTTATATTGGTAAAAGCCATAACATAAAAAAGAGAGTCAATCAGCATTTTACGGGAATTACAACTAAAAGCAAAAGAATCCAGGCTGAAGTTTTTACCATAACTTATGATGAAACTGGAAGTGAATTGATTGCACTTTTAAAAGAAAGTCAGGAAGTAAAAATTAATCGTCCGAGACATAATCGTTCTCAGAAAAAGACAGTATTTCCTTTTGCATTATATGCCGAGAAAGACTCGAATGGTTATCTCAATTTAAAACTTGAAAAAGCTGACGGACGTAAGAAAGACATCACATCGTTTGTTTCTTTGCAAGAAGGCAAAAATGCACTTTTTAAATTCACGGCAAAATACCATTTATGTCAAAAATTAACAGGATTGTATCATAGCAAGAAAGAGTGTTTTCAATATTCAATCAAAGAATGTGACGGCGCCTGCATTGGCGAAATAACTCCTGAAGTTTACAATTTAAGAGTTCAGCAATTTATTTCCGAGAATAGTTTTGAAAATAAAAGCATGATCCTGATTGACAAAGGCCGTAATATAAACGAACGAAGTGCTATTTTAATCGAAAATGGAATTTATAAGGGTTATGCTTACTATGATCTTAATTATCAAATTACTAATATTGAGATCCTTAAAACCATTTTGATTCCGATGGAGCACAACCGCGATGTAAAAAACATTCTTCAAAGCTACCTTCGAAAAAGTAAATCTATCAAGATTTTAAATTTTTAA
- a CDS encoding YggS family pyridoxal phosphate-dependent enzyme: MSIPSNLNTIKASLPEHVTLVAVSKTKPVSDLMQAYEAGQRIFGENKIQEMTEKWEEMPKDIQWHMIGHVQTNKVKFMAPFVSLIHGVDSLKLLQEINKQALKNNRTIDCLLEMYIAEEETKFGLDENELNELLTSSAFKELKNIRILGLMGMATFTEDQNQIKKEFTHLKSIFDSLKNIDGYGKDALQCVSTISMGMSGDYQLAIECGSTMVRIGSSIFGGR; the protein is encoded by the coding sequence ATGTCGATTCCATCGAATTTAAATACAATCAAAGCAAGTTTACCTGAACATGTAACTCTTGTTGCCGTTTCTAAAACAAAACCAGTTTCAGACTTAATGCAAGCCTATGAAGCTGGCCAGCGCATTTTTGGAGAAAACAAAATCCAAGAAATGACTGAAAAATGGGAAGAAATGCCAAAAGATATTCAATGGCACATGATTGGTCATGTGCAAACGAATAAAGTAAAATTTATGGCACCATTTGTGAGTTTAATTCATGGTGTAGATAGTTTGAAATTATTACAAGAAATCAACAAACAAGCTTTAAAAAACAATAGAACAATAGATTGTCTTCTTGAAATGTATATTGCCGAAGAAGAAACTAAATTTGGTCTTGACGAAAACGAATTAAACGAACTTTTAACTTCTTCAGCATTCAAAGAGTTAAAAAATATTCGTATCTTAGGTTTAATGGGAATGGCAACTTTCACAGAAGATCAAAACCAAATTAAAAAAGAATTTACCCATTTAAAATCCATTTTTGACTCATTAAAAAACATTGACGGATATGGTAAAGATGCATTGCAATGCGTCTCTACAATTTCTATGGGAATGTCTGGAGATTATCAGCTTGCAATAGAATGTGGCAGCACAATGGTTCGCATTGGAAGCAGCATTTTTGGAGGACGTTGA
- a CDS encoding 3-hydroxyacyl-CoA dehydrogenase family protein has protein sequence MKTIAVIGAGTMGNGIAHTFAQSGFTVKLIDVSEKSLDKGMATIAANLDRMLAKGTITQEDVAKTITNIITYTDIKDGVVGVDLVVEAATENVELKLNIFKQLNEACSHNTILATNTSSISITQIGSVVAHPERVIGMHFMNPVPIMKLVEIIRGYNTSDEVTKIIMDLSEKLGKVPVEVNDYPGFVANRILMPMLNEAIETLYNKVAGVYEIDTVMKLGMGHPMGPLQLADFIGLDVCLAILNVMYEGFKNPKYAPCPLLVNMVRAGKLGVKSGEGFYDYSESKKAEKISKQFL, from the coding sequence ATGAAAACTATAGCTGTAATTGGTGCAGGAACAATGGGTAACGGAATTGCTCATACATTTGCACAAAGCGGTTTTACCGTAAAACTAATCGACGTTTCAGAAAAATCATTAGATAAAGGAATGGCAACTATTGCGGCCAATTTAGACCGTATGCTTGCAAAAGGTACAATTACACAAGAAGACGTTGCCAAAACTATTACCAATATTATTACCTATACAGACATTAAAGATGGTGTTGTTGGTGTTGATTTAGTGGTAGAAGCCGCAACAGAAAACGTAGAATTAAAACTGAATATTTTCAAGCAATTAAACGAAGCTTGTTCTCATAATACTATTTTAGCAACTAATACTTCTTCAATATCCATTACACAAATTGGTTCTGTTGTTGCACATCCTGAGCGTGTTATCGGAATGCATTTTATGAATCCGGTGCCAATTATGAAATTAGTTGAAATCATCCGCGGTTATAACACAAGCGATGAAGTCACAAAAATCATAATGGATTTATCTGAGAAATTAGGAAAAGTTCCTGTTGAAGTAAACGATTATCCTGGTTTCGTAGCCAATAGAATTTTAATGCCTATGCTAAACGAAGCAATTGAAACGTTATACAATAAAGTTGCGGGAGTTTATGAGATTGACACGGTAATGAAATTAGGCATGGGACATCCAATGGGACCGCTTCAATTAGCTGATTTTATTGGGCTTGATGTTTGTCTTGCCATTTTAAATGTAATGTACGAAGGTTTCAAAAACCCAAAATATGCTCCTTGCCCATTATTGGTTAATATGGTAAGAGCTGGAAAACTAGGCGTTAAATCTGGAGAAGGTTTTTACGATTACAGCGAAAGTAAAAAAGCAGAGAAAATTTCTAAGCAATTTTTATAA
- a CDS encoding Gfo/Idh/MocA family protein, whose protein sequence is MLKVGVLGAGHLGKIHLRLLQQSDKYELVGFYDENQENAERISKEFGYKNFSTIAKLIHAVDVIDIVTPTLSHYKCAKVAIKSGKHIFIEKPIANTVEEAEEIIALAKEYNVKGQVGHVERFNPAFIATKNMIENPMFIETHRLAEFNPRGTDVPVVLDLMIHDIDAILSVVNSKVKDIHASGVSVISDTPDIANARIEFENGCVANLTASRISMKNMRKSRFFQKDAYISVDFLEKKCEVVRMKDAPEVPGDFDMILQNAEGVKKQIYFTNPDVEQNNAILDELESFANAINTDTTPVVTLEQATDALRVAYQIIDCFDK, encoded by the coding sequence ATGTTAAAAGTAGGAGTTTTAGGTGCTGGTCATCTTGGTAAAATACATTTACGCTTATTACAACAATCTGACAAATACGAATTAGTTGGATTTTACGACGAAAATCAAGAAAATGCCGAAAGAATCTCTAAGGAATTTGGCTATAAAAACTTCAGCACAATTGCAAAACTTATTCATGCTGTCGATGTAATCGATATTGTAACTCCAACACTTTCACACTATAAATGTGCAAAAGTTGCAATCAAATCAGGAAAACATATCTTTATAGAAAAACCAATTGCCAATACTGTAGAAGAAGCCGAAGAAATTATCGCTTTAGCCAAAGAATACAATGTAAAAGGTCAAGTTGGTCATGTGGAGCGTTTTAACCCTGCTTTTATCGCAACAAAAAACATGATCGAAAACCCGATGTTTATAGAAACGCACCGTTTGGCAGAGTTTAATCCGCGTGGTACGGACGTTCCTGTGGTTTTGGATTTAATGATTCATGATATTGATGCCATTTTGAGTGTTGTTAATTCAAAAGTAAAAGACATTCATGCAAGCGGAGTTTCTGTTATCAGTGATACGCCAGATATTGCCAATGCTAGAATTGAATTTGAAAATGGCTGTGTTGCCAACTTAACAGCCAGCAGAATCTCAATGAAGAATATGAGAAAATCTCGTTTTTTCCAAAAAGATGCTTACATTTCAGTTGACTTTTTAGAAAAAAAATGCGAAGTAGTTCGTATGAAAGATGCGCCAGAAGTTCCTGGAGATTTTGATATGATTCTGCAAAATGCAGAAGGCGTAAAAAAACAAATCTATTTTACTAATCCAGATGTTGAGCAAAATAATGCAATCCTGGACGAGTTAGAATCTTTTGCAAATGCAATTAACACAGATACAACGCCGGTTGTAACATTAGAACAAGCGACAGATGCTTTACGTGTAGCCTACCAGATTATTGATTGTTTCGATAAATAA
- a CDS encoding protein-L-isoaspartate(D-aspartate) O-methyltransferase — translation MKDTAKHQGLRNQLVSTLEQKGITDRAVLEAIKKIPRHLFLNSSFEDYAYQDKAFPIGAGQTISQPYTVAFQSQLLEVKKDHKILEIGTGSGYQTAVLFNLGAKVYTVERQKELFKQTSILFPKLNIRPKHVSFGDGYKGLPNYAPFDSIIVTAGAPFIPQPLMAQLKIGGRLVIPLGEDVQIMTLLIRKNETQFEKHEFGEFRFVPLLEDKN, via the coding sequence TTGAAAGACACTGCCAAACATCAAGGACTTCGTAATCAATTAGTAAGCACTTTAGAACAAAAGGGAATTACTGATAGAGCGGTTTTAGAGGCGATAAAAAAAATCCCAAGACACCTTTTTTTGAATTCAAGTTTTGAAGATTATGCTTATCAAGATAAGGCTTTTCCTATTGGAGCGGGACAAACTATTTCGCAGCCTTATACGGTTGCCTTTCAATCGCAGTTATTAGAGGTTAAAAAAGACCACAAAATTCTAGAAATTGGAACTGGTTCTGGATATCAAACTGCTGTTTTGTTTAATCTTGGAGCAAAAGTTTATACTGTAGAAAGACAAAAAGAACTGTTTAAACAGACTTCTATTTTGTTTCCAAAATTGAATATTCGCCCAAAACATGTTTCTTTTGGCGATGGCTATAAAGGATTACCAAATTATGCTCCTTTCGACAGTATTATAGTTACAGCTGGTGCACCATTTATTCCACAGCCGTTAATGGCGCAGCTTAAAATAGGAGGAAGGCTTGTGATTCCACTTGGAGAAGATGTTCAGATTATGACTTTATTAATTAGAAAGAACGAAACGCAATTTGAAAAACATGAGTTTGGAGAATTTAGATTTGTTCCTTTATTAGAAGATAAAAATTAA